The stretch of DNA aacctcctccccccacccccacacttgcctaggtcccaagcagctggaggaggctctggagtgtgaaagaccaggtctgtgagcctagcagtcttcccagggctagtgggcaggggaagtactttccctgcctcccttgattctccaatcccagagggccccctcccctgcctgcctctcttctcctctgctttcctcctacaccccaggaccagtgagacctagggGGCCCTTGGAGGACCGAAGATCAGGCCTGGGGGCagaacaggcctcccagtgccaagtgagTAGGGAGATTTTccgcagcatctcccctgatcctctggtcctgcaaggtcccctccaccactgtctgtctctcttcctcttccactctcctccctccctcccaggtctTTAGGACCCACACAGCCAAAGAGGACCCCAGAAAATGAGGGACCAGACTTGGAAGCCCAGTAGGCCcgccgggcccaagtgggcaggggaaaggccctccacacctcccctggtcctctgatcctggaacatcccaccactggtctgcctctcttcctcttcccctgccacactccTGTGCCCCCCGGGACCAGTGCGTCTGGGAGGGGTCCCTGGAGACCGGGCCCGGGAGCCCGGTAGGCTTCCCGGGcaagtgggcagtggaaatgccttccgctcctcccctattctctgatcccagagggtccctccccgcttccgcctctcttcttctccctgcaCCGCTTCTCTCCTACACCCCTATGACCAGTGGCCCGGAGGGGCCCTTGggaggtggaggacccgcccagaaggaATACCCGGGGGCTCCTCCCGTATTCTTCTGGTCTTGGGaagtcccttcccacccccactgtttgcctctcttcctcttcccgcttttccctccctcctactTCCCTGGGAGCCGTGCCAGAGGGGgccccagagagtgaaggaccaggcctggaagCCCAGTCGGCTTTCCTGGCAGAGAGGGCAGGGGAATTGCCTCTTGCCTCCCCTCCCTCGATctcaaagcccccccccccccacctctccacctcttcactcctcctcccttcctcctgcaccCCGGGACCCAGGCGGCCCAAAGCGGGCCTCGGAGGGTGGAGGActctgctggggagcccagcaggcctcctggccaccggggcgggagaaacccagatgCTGTCCCCGATCCCCCCAGACCCCGGGGGTCTCTCCAGGAGGGAAcctccccctcacccagccaccccccaggggcgccggtCCTGTCCGGCTTCCACTTCTCAACCCCCTGACTTTCCCCACATCCTACCTGGTGGCTCCGGGGAtcctctggtctccttgggcctcaggttccCCACCAGCCTCCGGCAGCTGATCTAGCTGTAGGGAGCTGCGAACTCCGTGTCTTCCCACGCCGCCACCTCGGCCCCACCCCTGAGGCCTTTGAGAACGGCCATGGTAGGAGATGGCTCCTCCTTGATTCACGGTCTTTATTAAGCAGCACAGAACTCCTCGGTGCATTGTCATGCGCTGAGGATGCAGCAGCGAATCCAGGGCACCTGGTCCCTGCTCCGGTGGAGTCAGTGGTCTGAACCTTAAGCTTCATTAGAGAGGGCATCGTTTTAAGTAGCTGCTTTCCGTGTGTTCTGATTGGGAAATAAGCCAAAGAAATGCAATTGCAGAAACATTACCAGAAAAGACCTTGGTTCTCCCTGTGATATCCTGCCGTGTAGGTACCATGTGTTACCGTAGGAACAGAGGTGAGTGAGTAAGACACCTCTGTGCCCTGAGAGGGCATATGTACAGTTAGAGTGCAGGCAGGCCCGCAGGTGGCTGTGACACATATTGGCAGAACGAACATGCCCTTGAGGAAGGTTTCAGAGAGCCGTGGAACTGAAAGTAGAAGAGAGAATGTTCCTGTTGGAAAGGTTAGGGAAGAGTTCAGAAAGGAGCTGCGATTTGGGATGGGTTTTGAAGGGTGGGTGACTGTTCAAAAGACAcaggtgggaggagcagagggaccAACGTGAGCAGAGCCCTGGGAAAGCATGGGGTGTACAGAGGGCCCAGTGAATTGTCCATGTAAGCTGTGCATTGGAGACGGGGCTTAGTGGGAAAGGCAGGGTGGAGTCTGAGGGTCTTAATGCCCAGGCAAATAGTGTTTATTCTCGGTTCCTTCAGCATCAGAACCGAGAGGTTTTTGAACAGAAGATGACATGATGATTGACTGCCTTTTCTGATGAAGAAGGCAAGGATGCGTGTATATTACATTTCAAGCCTAGCAAAGCACGTTTTATGGAATGGTTATCACTATGGCTGTTCTTTGGGGGAAAAGAGCTGTAGTGCAGGGGTCTGGAGACCTGTGACCTGGTACCGGGTGCACCACTAATACAAGCCCACTGAGTGGCACCGAGCTTACCCTGGCTCCCTCTTCCACGTCTTTGAAAGTAAGATTAGACTGATGATCTCTTAAAGatccttccagctctaacatGCTAAGTGTACTAATGCCAAAATTTCCCCCCAACTAGTCGTAGGTCCAGTAGAAGGGAACAGCTTTGTCATCTCTAAGTCAAAATAAGACTTTGTACTTCCTAGTTTGAGAAGAGCAGTCAGCTATTTGGAAAGGTCATGTTTTGAAAGGACATGATAGCTGCTTTGGAACTGCCAGGGGTCACGAGAGGGCTTTAGGGCTTGTCTCAGAACTgggttcttttctctctctgcttccccgTCTGCGtatttctgtctgtgtgtctcttccttttTCACACTCCTCGCTCCTTTGCCTCAGATGTCCTCCCTCTGTTGGCTCAGAGTATTGGTGTGTCTAGTGTTTTGTGAGTTAAGATTCATCACTtccatttttcaaaaacttttaaagtGACTGAAACATTTTGCCATGTTCTCTTTTTGGGAATCCCTGTGTTATACTACTTTTTAGTTGTGTGGCATCATTCGTGCATTTCTCTTCCTTAATGGATCAACTTAACAAATGTTCAACGTAAGGAATTCACAACCCAAACAGAGAAAAGTCTCGAAACTGTTTGGTGGCTAAAACCATGAGTGGTTACTCTGGATAAGATAAGATACAGAGATTTGAAAGGATGGAAGTTATTCCGGGTAGCTCTAGACTCAGGGATGGAAACGGTTTTATAAGGAGGCTGCCTTTGAGTTGAGATGAGAGAGCCTGATCTTACAAAGTAAATCCTTTCCCTGCAAAGGGGCTGCTCAGGGCATCACGAGACGCCCACCAGCTGCTGCCCTGCCTCTACCAGGTGTCTGCAGAGGAGATTCCAGCACCGAGTGAGCAATGGGCCAGGCGATCCCCGAGGTGGCTCCTGTGTTCCTTTATGGGTTGAATGAAAGTGAGTGAATGTGAGCACTTAGCTGCTGCCTTCTTACATGTTTTGTCTGAAGTTTGCAGTATTAACTTGTATCTTATCTTTTTAACTAGGAAAAGATGGCATCTCTTTCCTCCTGAAGATACTCCTTTCCTTTATCCAACTAGAATCCCTTATGAAGAATCCAGCGTGTTCAGCAAAATCAGTGTTGTCCATCCTGATTTAAAACGTTTTCCTCAGTTCCGGAAAGCTCGAAGACACATGGTTACACTGAGCCCAGGACAGGTAACGGGAGCTTTAAAACACGGGTGACCTGCCCATGGACACCTCAGCTATAACTTCTTTCAAGTTCTTATGCCACGTGCCTCCCTGCCAGTACAGATGACAGGGGTTCCTTCCCTGCTGCTCTGCTGTTGGAAGGGAGCGTCCCCAGCTCTaggcttcacacacacacacacacacacacacacacacacacacacacacacccacccacccccctgctTCACAGGTCACGGGAGGGAGATTGAGGGGCGGGAACACAGCGCCTCCTGCTGGTGAGGCAGAGAGTGGCCTGTGCAGGAAGAGCCGCACGCTCAGCTGTTTTTTGTTCAGGTTAAGAGCAGGTGTCAAGGCGTGAGTATTTAAGGGCTTCTGGAACATTTATTCACAGTTAATATCAGTTCATCCACATTAGAATCCAGACACACAAATGCAGGTTCTAATGCATCCAGTTCATTCGAATGCAATGAACTAAGAATGGTTTAAGGgtttgggtgttttttgtttttaatggaagtatagttgatttatagtattgtgttagtttcaggtgtacagcaaagtgattcagttatatatatatttttttcagattattttccattataatttattacaagatattgaatatagttccctgtgctgtacagtaaatccttattgcatACCCATTTTgtatatagcagtttgtatctgtcaGTCCCCTACCCCTAAGTTATCCCTTCCTCCATAACCAAACATgataagcataagtttgttttctatgtctgtttctgttttgtatataggttcatttgtatcattttttaattccacatgtaaatgatatcctGTTTGTCCAGAATGATTTGCTTTGAAGCAAGAAAGACTGTTGCTTTTGTGACTGTCTCTGAAACATTTCCGAAGGTTTAGTCCTTAGTGCTGCTACCCAGTGGGGAAATCACCTTTACAACACTGGCATTTGCTGTCTGATATTTTAACATTTGCAAGATTTTCTTCGTCTCTTAAGGAGATTTTATTCCCTGGATTATCCCTCCTACCTGCCTGTGTTCCTTTCTTTGCTCCCTTCTCACTGGCTCTTCCTGCTTCCTTTACACTCGAGTGCTCCAGCTCGAAGAatttgactcagtttcctcaacccGTCAGTAGTCACTCCCCCATTCATTCACCTTTCCCCCTAGACCCCGACAAccacttctctgttttctttctgtgtagatttacctgttctggacatttcacagacGTGCAGCTGTACAATccgtggtcttttgtgtctggcttctttcacatagcatcATCTCCACACGCTCATCCGTGCTGAAGAGTGTTGTCAGcacttcattctgttttatggctgaatatatTCCATTATGTGcatatccattttatttctccattaaacagttgatggatatttgggttgtttccacttgttggttatgaataatggtgctataaacatttgtgtccAACCTTTTGTATGAGCatgtgttttcacttctcttgggtgtgtacataggagtggaattgctgggtcatatgataactccgtgttttttaactttttggggatttgccagactgttttccaccgcagctgcaccattttacatttcgaCCAGCTATctatgagggttctaatttcttcccatcctcagcaacacttattttccattattaactcttattattattattattatattaccaCAACTAttgccattctaatgggtgtgaagtggctgctaattctttttttcttctattttagtaGCCACGTTCAAATGAGTATTTCTGTCTGATATATAAGTTGTCCTTACATCACGTTCTTTCCTGAATCCACCATAAACTGGCTCTCTCTCTTACCACTTTACTGAAAGTATACTCTGTGATAAGACATTCATGAGCTCCTACTGACTAATCCAGTGGCTGAAGTGCCCAGTTCTCCTAAAAGGAGCTCTCTTCCTATCTCCACCTTGTCCATCGCAAGTGCCACTGTTTTCCTAAATCTGAAGCCCAAAAGCTTCAGATCATCTCCATCTGCTCTACCCAGCCTTCTACAGACTCTCATACTGACCCTAAACAAATGCAGTCCTTCTTGACTCTGCCCATTGCTTTTATTTGCTGTACCTTCCTATTTAAAATCTTAACATTTAATAATTGGACCATTATAAGAATCCTCTGTCCTTCCCAGACTTCCCTGTAATGTCACTGATTTAACCATGCCCCTACTCAGAACTCCTCAGCAACTCGTAAAGCCTacagaataaaatccagattCTTTATTCTGAATTCAGGGCCCTCCACTGGCCCTCACCGGACTCTCCTACTGTATTCCCTGTAACTCCTTCTGCAGTTGTAAGACTGGCCTACTTGCTGTCCCTCGACAGTCCCACCTCCCTTGCCCACTTCTCCCTCCTGGCATGTCCTCATCCTCTCTTAGTCCTGATTCAAATCACACTTCCTCCATCCAGGTTGCCCCTGACCTCCATAGTTCATGCCTGTTTCTCCCACCTCTGAAGTTCTCTAGCACCAGTGTCCACTCCTCGGATTTACGCTTATGTAATGCcacttttctatatattattttttcattggcCAGATTTTAGACTGTGAGAAGGCAGAAACTATGTCCTATATCTTTACCAGTGCCCTTTCTCAGAACTCATACAACTATCATGTGATGGAAAGGAGGAAAAGTTACAATCTCAGAATCCTTTACTAAGATTTGGATGCAGACAGAGAACATCCAGGATAAAGGAGAGTAGAGACTGGAGAAGCTGGTGATATCCTTTGTAGAACATGCAaacttgttaattttttaaaaaggaataaaaggattGTGGgggctttttcttgtttccttttcctattaCAATATTACTATcaattcatttgaatttttttttccctagcagCTTCAATTAAGGTCTGATTCtgacctaaaaataaaaagtcctaTTCTTGTGCTAAccatgttttgtttggttttcaggTGCTGTTTGTCCCCAGACACTGGTGGCATTACGTGGAATCCATCGATCCTGTCACTGTCAGTATAAACTCATGGATTGagctggtattttttttctaattaacatAATCTCCCTGCTTTTAAGATACACAACACCTGCCTATAGAACCTGCTGATTAGTTTTAACCAACACTCCAGGGTTACTTTGTTTTGCTGTGTTATAATTTATGTATCCTGTGCTCCGTTGATGGATGGTGAGGTTGGAAATAGGATTTTGTGACAcaccattctctttcttttaaggGCACACAACAGGCCCTGATGTTGGTGTGCCGGGTCTTCTCCCTTGACCCGTGTTGTTAGCAGAATCATGTTGGGCACGGCTGGATCTGCCACGTGTGTCCCATGTTGCCAGTCCCATTCCACACCATCTGGGCTGGAAACACCTGCTTCTTGGGTCAGGGTCCTCGTTCAGTGCTGACTTTCACATTTTCTCAGAGCAGTCTTTCAGTGCTAggtttttatcatttcatttcttccaGAAGCCTTTCCCCTCCAGTTATGCTATGCGTAATCCTGGTTGCCTGCTCTACTTGACAGTTAGAATGGCTCAAGTCTGTCTCTTTCACCTGAGGCGTCATTGCATCTGTGTGCGCTTTAACCAGAGGCTTTGATTGCACCTGAGGCCCTGAATGCGTCTCTGCTCTCCTGGACCTAAAGCCTGGATTACATCTCTCTGCTCTCTTTGGCTGCCGCATCCTCCCCTCAGTCAGGCTTTCTTATCCGTTGGTCATGGGATGGGCTTTGGCACGGGCAGAACATAAGGAATCCTATTGTGTGGCTTAGGAAAGAGTTGTAAGCCTTGGGTGAGAGGTATAATGGGAGATCAGTAGACTGACAGTTAGTTAGAAATTCCTCTTAACTGATGGCCTTGCTTGGTCTCCCCCTTTCTGCTCCAGTATTCAGAATGTCCCTCTGAAAAGAAGCTGGTCAATTACAGAACTGAagtcatctgttttctttttctcagagatCACATCTTTATGTTGCCTGTAGTCCAGTGTCTGAAATCCtttaataatatgtatttgtctagttttctagttgtttagaGTAGGAAAGTAATTAAATTACTATGACTCTTATCACAGCCAGAAGTGAACATCTCAGTTCAATCATTTTTGTGCCCATTATCTGAATTATATtattaatgtttacattttttttaaaagataagatgTTTGTCTCTGAGGGTAGTCAACATATTATTCTTTAGCTCATGGTCTTATacatattcaataaaaaatactatacatgaaaaaaaagaaaacagataacttCAGTCCTATAATTGACGAGCTTCTTTTCAGAGGGACATTtagccaggctgttttccaaagcagctgtaccatttagattcccaccagcaatgtgtgaagaTTCTGATTtccccatatcctcaccaacatttgttgttatctgtctttttcattatagcCTTCCTAGTGTGAAGTCGTATCTCATCCTGgggatttactttttttttgtaatttaatattatgtttctaaaattcatctgtgttgtcacatgTAGCTGGTCATTCATTTTCACTGTGGTATAATATCCTCTTGTGTTAATGTgccacaatttattttattttattttattatttatttatttatttattttcctgcgttgggtctttgttgctgcacaagggctttctctagttgtggcgagtcggggctactcttcattgcaatgtgcgggcttctcagtacggtggtttctcttgttgcagagcatgggctctaggcacgcaggcttcagtagttgcagcacacgggctcagtatttgtggcacctgggctctagggcacacaggatGAGTACTTGTGAcagacaggcttagttgctccgtggcatgtgggatcttcctggaccagcgataaaaccatgtccccagcattggcagacagattcttaaccattgcgccaccagggaagtccccaccgcAATTTATTGactcatttttctgttgatggatagttgggttgtttccagtttttttgcgTTCATAAATAGAATATTCTTGTACACACGTGCAAGAGTTTCTCTAGAGAATacgtatatatctaggagtgaaattgctggtcTGTAGGGCATGCAGTACTCAAGTTTATAAAATAATGCGAACATGTTTTACAAATGTCTCTGTAAGTTTGCACTCCCACCATCAGTGTATAAGATTTCTGTCAAGCACATTTCTACACcatttggaattatcagacttCTTTTGCCAGTTTCATGAGTTTctcgatttgcatttccctgattattaatgAGGCTAAGcttattttcttgtgtttttagccacataattgttctttttttgaCATGCTtgtcttcatgtcttttgcccatttaaaaaacattGGGTCATTTGTCTTATTGATGTGTGCAGATTCTTTATCTATTGTACATATTCATCTCAGTTATATATGTTACAGACATCtggcttgttttttcctttgtggtgtcttttgatgaacacaGGTTAttgattttaatgtaatttatcactgggaattccctggcagtccagttgttagaACTCTGCGCTTTCAtcgccgagggcctgggttcagtccctggttagggaactaagatcgcacaagccacacagcgtggccaaaaaaaaaaattgcccctaaaaaacaaacaacaacaacaacaaaaatatatatatagttttatatatatgtatataatatatatacacataaaatgtagggacttccctggtggtgcagtggataagactctgagctcccagtgcaggcggcccgggtttgatccctggtcagatccctggtcagggaactagatcccacatgcatgccgcaactgcatgccacaactaaggagcctgtgtgctgcaactaaggagccgaTGAACCACAATTCaggagcccatctgctgcaactaagacccagggcaacctaaataaataaataaataaataaatttttttaatttatttattattttttggggggtacaccaagttcaatcatctgtttttatacacatatccccgtattccctcccttccttgactccccccctcctcgagtcccccccaccctccccgccccagtcctctaaggcatcttccatcctcgagttggactccctttgttatacaacaacttcccactgactatctattttacagttggtagtatatatatgtctaagacccagggcaacctaaataaataaataaataaataaatatttttaaaaattaaaaaaaaattttttaatgcaatttatCATTGATGCCATAGTTTATACTTATTGTCCCTTCAAAAAAAAACCATATTTAGATATTTGGTCATCTCATTCTTGTGGCCAGGAATGTTTATTATAATCTTTTccctttcctcaaaaaattagctTATCAGAATAATCCTCTACAGGAATTATTCCTTTGGctgtaatacttttttttttgtttaaacatgtccaagaatggaaaatattgggggaaaaaaatcacaaggtgGTTCATACTTAAGGCCTGCATCTTATAGACAGGATACATGCTTAGATTTGGTTGGTGAAATATTCTGCAGCCCTTCTAGATGGCAGAGGGTAGTGAATACATGAAAATTGTGATCTGCCAACAACATACCCCTTCAGTAACAACGCGTATGTTAATGAGAGAACAGAACACACAATTAGGAGACTCTACTCTGTTCTAAGCAATGAGAcacagagacaaatgaaaaaaatgtgtctttttttaccTTGCTTTAGGAAGAGGACCACCAAGCCCGGGTGGAAGAAGCAATCACCCGCATGCTTGTGTGTGCCCTGAAAACTGCAGAGAATCCACATGATACCAGAGCTTGGTTAAACCCAACTGAGGTAGGTCCCTTCAGGTTTTCATCATGGCAGTtcgtatcctgtgataaaccagtcCTGGCTAGAACATTTGTTTTCCAATTTATGTAAGTGCACATCACCATTTTaaagaggttttctttttccttaggttGAGGAAACATCCCATGAAGTCAATTGTCGCTACTTAAATGGAGCTGTTTCGGCTTTTTTTGATCATTATGGAACATCTAAGGTAGTAGAAACCCAAGCGCTGAGAACAAACGGAGAGGACATGATAAAGGAAGAATTAAATGTGCACCGCCACATGGAGGTAGAACAAACTGGTAGCCACAACTTAACCTTGGGAACTGTAAAACAGGAGGCAGCAAGTCCCTTTGGTCCTGATCTGGTTCCTGTAATGCCGAGTTCCCAAGAACCACCCTTAGAAAGAGGGAGTGTGTTTGAAAGTGATGGTGAAGACTTTGTTGGCAAAAATCGAAAACGCTTTGGAAAACTGCATTATACCAAGAGGCAACGAATGATGTGTGAAAGTGAGAATGCAGCTGTGGAACAGGTTGCTTCGGATAGTACTGTCGCCCCTCCCCAAACACTGATTTCTACAGATGACTTGCTGGACTGCTTGGTGAATCCACAGGTAACCAGGATAGTGGCACAACTTTTGCTTCAAGGAAGAAGTTTGCGACTCTAATAGAAAATgacttttcaaataatattttaggaatattttttaaatattataatttttaaataaaagatgaaacaGCAAGAGGTGCGTGGCATATGCTTGTAAATGTACCGTTCTCACCGAGTCACCTTTTAATCTCTTGCCATCGTCTCGTGTACACATTGCTCTTCGTGTTGGTAGGCCTTTCTTCAGTGCTGTTGCCTTCCTCGCCCATCTCATCCGTCAGCCACTCTCAAATGTAAGCCCCTAGTGTTCTCAGCAAGAAGTAGTCTCTCCATCAGCCTCAAGCACAGGTCAGCCTGCTGCTTAATTTTGTAAGTAAGgttgtattggaacacagccatgccatTCACTTACATAGTGTCTGCAGTGGCTTTAGGGTTGCGGTGGCTTTAGGGTTGCGGTGGCAGAGTTGAGCAGCGACAGAGGCAGTATGgctcacaaagctgaaaatattttaaaaagtttgctaACTCCTGATCTCATGCATCCATTGGGTGAATTCTCACCTTTTTGGGGCAGGGGGCAGTTGTTGATTTCAGCAGATATTACTGACTCTGTCATAAGGTAATGTGGGAAGAtttatgattgttttaagttgctgatctcttaattcaAATGCAGGCTGATTCTAGCCTTGATCTGAAGTGTTCACACTTCTCACATCTGTAGAATTCTCACTAGTTAACCCCTGTGATCCAGAATACTCTTCAGGAGAAAAGTAGGTGGGGATCCAACATGAGGCCTCCTTGGGGAAGGAACTGGGATGTCTAGGAACACCAGCCCTGGctaaagaaaaggacaaaatgcTACGGACTCCTGAAACTAATTAAAAAGCTGGGCTTAGTGAACTTGATCCCACTCTCATTAGATTTGCAGTATGTGGGGATAATTATTACTGTTACTGtctaaataagaatttaaaaattataaaacatattgACCTCAGTAACCATTCatgaaaaaaacacataacagaAAAGATACACATAGTCACCTTCTAAGAAGAATTGACTACTGGCTCCATCCTTCTCTGTCTTCAAACTGACAGTATCAGTAAATCCCAAGAGAGTAGGTGCTTtctgggagaaaggaggaagggaggtgaaCATGCCCGGAAAAAGAAGGGTCTGTAGAAAAGACCCTTCTGTAACACCACCATCTGACTACCATatatttacccatttatctgATTACTGTCTCTGTCCCCCAGCAAGAATGTCACTGCATGAGGGTTTGGGCCTTGTTTTGATTATTGtgttgtgttggccaaaaagttcctttggtttttaagaataaaagatacatttttcattttcaccaagaactttattgaacaaggTAGacaccattttgttccactaccttctgccattttccaggcaacttcatagttccatcttcccaaaactttttatcttt from Hippopotamus amphibius kiboko isolate mHipAmp2 chromosome 10, mHipAmp2.hap2, whole genome shotgun sequence encodes:
- the HSPBAP1 gene encoding HSPB1-associated protein 1 isoform X3, which produces MSFFQPLPLRKVLLVRKKEPVVRKEIQALQVQEDLLDCNLGKHVKPFTPQKAKEIVMSLQQPAVFCNMVFDWPAQHWTAKHLSEVLHDKQIRFRMGTRSTDTAPQFETTCSYVEATLEEFLTWNCDQSRISGPFKDYDRSKFWAYADYKYFISLFEDKTDIFQDVIWSDFGFPGRNGQESTLWIGSMGAHTPCHLDTYGCNLVFQVQGRIPYEESSVFSKISVVHPDLKRFPQFRKARRHMVTLSPGQVLFVPRHWWHYVESIDPVTVSINSWIELEEDHQARVEEAITRMLVCALKTAENPHDTRAWLNPTEVEETSHEVNCRYLNGAVSAFFDHYGTSKVVETQALRTNGEDMIKEELNVHRHMEVEQTGSHNLTLGTVKQEAASPFGPDLVPVMPSSQEPPLERGSVFESDGEDFVGKNRKRFGKLHYTKRQRMMCESENAAVEQVASDSTVAPPQTLISTDDLLDCLVNPQVTRIVAQLLLQGRSLRL